aggagaaggaatgaaggggagggagggaggctggCAGCGATGGCACATACAGCCCTATGGCACACACAGCCCTATGGCACACACAGCCCTATGGCACACACAGACCtatggcacagccccacagcacagcacaacccTATGGCACGGCCATTCACGCCCCACAACACACTGTGGGAACATCCCTATGGGGCTGTCGGGGACACGGCCCCCAGCTGCTGGTGCCAGCCGGGCACAGGGGGGCTCAGCAGCGtctgccccccatccccccccccccgtgcccGCAGCCATTGGCATCTGCCACCCCAGCTGTCCCCGCCAACGCGGCACGGAGCCGGGAATGCAGCCAGGATGGCAACGGCAGCCCTGGGGAGGGCAGAGCACTTGGCAGCGGGGGGGACGGCGGGTGGCAGGGGGGTGGCAGGTGCTGGCGAgacacagagctcagctgttATTCATCATATGGTGGGGAGCAGCGCGGTGCCCACCCTGAGCCCGGGGTCGTCCCGCTGGGTGCTGAGCACAGCGCAGCTCATTGCGGGAGTGACGCTGAGCTGGGGATGCTCCGCAGCCCGTGGGGGGATGTGAGGCGATGCGGGCACTGCGGGACGGACGGGGAAGCCCCGACCTGCCAAGGTCACCAACGATCTGCAGAGCTCCGTGTGCCAacggcagcagggaggggggaCGGAGCACCACCCCCACCTGGGGGACACCTCGGGGTGGTGGGACGGAGCCGTGGGGCCCAGCACCCCCCGCAGAcaccccacacagcccccaTCCCACTCCTCTGTCCAACAcgcagctctgcacagcagaacCCACCCTGCGGAGATTCTCTGATGGCAAATATCACCGTGCAGCATTGGGGGGGTCCTGCCCTATTGCCCTCACTGCTCTGCCCACCTCCAGGCCCCCCAAATCCGTGGCTGCCAGGACAATGCACCCAATGAGACGCAGGGCCTGAAAGCTGTGTGCCCCATCCATCTCTCCatccccctccctgcccccccccacAAATACGTGCAGGCGTGCTGGCGGTGATGCCCCGTCCATCTGGCACGGCCCCCCCTGGCACGGGCAGCAGGAGCTCGGCCGGGCGCCCTGGCACGATGTCCCTGGCAGATTGGTGCCATCTGCCTCACGCCGGGCTGGGATGGGAGATAAGGGGCTGCCAGGCCCGGGGGGGGGGCACGGCGATGTGCCAAGGGGAGCACGGCGCCACCGCAGGGATCgctgccttcccccccccagcccagccccatcTGTTCGCTGGGCTCAGCCAGAGGACACTGCTGGGGGAAGATCGCAGCAGGCGGAGGTGGGGATGTGGCTGCGGGGTCCGTTCACCCCCAGAGAACCCCAGAGCTGGAGGGAGGGGGGCAGTGCTGACCCTGTGCCCCCCCCAGTGGTAAAGGGGTGCGGatggggggatgtggggtgggGATGTAGGGAGGGGGACACCGGCATGTGCCAGTGTGGGTGCAGGGATGGGGGTGCAGGAGCAGGGACAGTGGCACGTGGAGATGTAGGGTGGGGATGCAGCAATGGGGCACTGGGGTGGGGATGCAGGGATAGTGAGAATGGAGATGCAGGGATGAGGAGGATGGAGATGCGGGGCTGGGAGCACCCCCtgcttctcccccccccccacccagcccaggctgctgctgcagggaggaatCTCTCTGTAATGCTTCGAAGGTCCTGGCACAATCGACTGGGGAGATTGATTACCATTTTACTGCAATGCTTTTGACTTTCACCGGCGACCTCCgagcttcccccccccccccgccgcctcccaccagcccccccctcctctgctgcacacccagccctgggctgcagcgCCAACCCCTCCCCCACTGCGGTGTgcagagcccagccctgcacccagccctgcactcAGCCTGCACCCAGCATGCATCACCCTGCACCCAACGCGCACCCGGCGCGCACCCAACTTTGCAACAACCCCACAGCCACCCTGCAACCACCCGCAGCCAGCACCGCAGCTGcgctgcacccagcactgcagcagccccGCACCCAGCCTGCACTGACCCGCACCCAACGTGCACCCAGCCTTGCAAGGACCCTGTGCTCAGcgtgcacccagcactgcagctgcactgcacCCCGCAGCAGAACCAGCCTGCACCTCTCCAGCCGTCAGCCCGCACTCAGCACTGCAGTTATCCTGCAACCGCCCTGCCCCCAGTGTGCACCCTGCACTGCAGTGACTCTGCACAGTGTGCACCCACCTCGCAACCACCCTGCACGCAGCGTGCGCTCAACACTGCAACAACCCCATAGCTGCCCTGCACCCACCCTGCACCCCTCCGTGCACCCACCCCATATCCAGCACTGCGCCCATcctgcacccagccctgcagcaagcaCCCAGCGCACCGTGGGGCTGCAGTCAGCACACGGGGGGTGGGGGACAgacccctcccctctcccccccacgACCCCCATCCATGCCCTGGTTTCCCCCCATGCTCTGGGGTCCTTTGGGCATCCCGCGGGGCTCGGGGCCACCCCTTTGGCACTGCTCTGTGGGGGCAGCTcgctccctcccccccccaaacagGGAGGGCTGACCGTGGGGGTTCctctgcagcccccccccccctcgcgTTGCCAGAGCAGCAGTTGGGAAattctgctgacagcagcaaaaggaaCGAGCGAGGGCGGGAggctgagcacacacacacacacacacacacacacacacacacacacacacacacgtgctcAACCTCCCCCTGCCTACAGAGCGGGGAtgaagatgggggggggggggaggttggggTGTGCAAAAGTGGGGAGGGGTGTGCAAAGTGGGCAGGGAGCGGAAGCATGCAGCAAAATGCAGGAGTGTGCAGGACTGACTGTGAGGGATCGTGTGGGAAAACGCAAGGGGGTGCAAGGAGTGTGGGTGAATGCAGACGTATGCGGGACCGAGTGAGCAAAAGCACCTGAAAGGACCGTGCACAATCCTGCACCAACAGCTGTGCAGCCCAGTGCAGGACtgaggtgcagcagcagcaagcaggagcACAAACGGCCACGGGGACCCCCAGCCCCCAAtgtgcccccccagcccccaatgtgcccccccagcccccaatGTGCCCCCCCAGCTCCTAAtgtgcccccccagcccccaatgtgcccccccagccctccctgccCCGTTTCCCTGCAGCCCCCGGGATCCCCCGGCACAGAACAGCCGGTGCAATACGGGGCCGAGcgcacagcagcacccaaaggTCCCCCCGCTGTCCCCAGTCCCCCTTAACCGCGGCGCAGAGCGACCTTAACAGGGAAAGTGAGCGGCTGCCAGGCCCTTATCAGGGAGTATTTACAGCCGCTGTGTTCCCAATTAGACATCAGGTGACTGCGGCTGCCGGGGACCCAGACGTTGGGGTCAAGGTCACGGGTGGGGGGTGGCAGAGGGGTGGCCGCTTCCCTTGGGGACAGCGGGGCCGCCCAGCCCCCCGCGTGGGGTCACTATCGGGGTCCTGTCCCCGCCCCGGTTGGCCGTGAGCTGCCCATAGTGAGCCCTGCGCGGTGACCCCGGGGGCTGCGCGGTGCACGAGATGCCAGGCAGAGCGCGGCGGCTCCCGGGGGACCGAGGTGACACCCGGCACATCCGCCCGCGCCCGCCGTGATTTATGGCTCCGTCAATCCCCTTTGTTGGGATTACAGCCACCGGGTGCCCCCCTCGGTGTCATTATCCGGCCTTGGGCTGCGGCCAGCGCCGGGTGAGCAGCAGCCAAACGCTGCCGAGGCGTAATGGGATGCGGCCGGGGCTGGGGACGGGCTGGGGATGGCTCTGAGGATGGGACGGGTCCGAGGAGCCgcactgcaggatgctctgcagATTCATTGGCAGCCCTGaccttccctgctgctctgtgccctgggGTGCAGTGGGACATGGTGACATCGGGATGCACAGCGGGTGTTGAGAAGGACGGGTGCCATCAGGGAGCACGGTGTGCCGGCCATAGGGGTGAGACCCctcctcagccccacagctgatgCTCACTCAGGGCCCAATGTCCTGACCCAAAGGACTCCCCCCATGTGCCTGCTGCCATAGTGGCCACATGTGCCAGCAAAGCTCCGGCTGGGGACCTGCCTGGATAACACAGGAGCTGCCCTGAGGCACAGGTTCCATTCTCCCAACACGCAGGGACGGTGCTTTGGGGACCACACTTGGCTGCCCAGCCTGGATGCTGcgccgtgcctcagtttccccatttGGATCACAAAGGCTTCAGGAGCGGCTGTGACCCGTGTCAAAGCCCAGCCCTGGGATGCACTGTGCCACCCAACTGCAGCCCTGGGGACCATCCCCTAGGAACCGGGATGGGTGTTGGATGGGGAAGAGGGGCTGTGGGGGACACCCACTTGGGGTGGAGCCGTTTGGAGCAGCGGGGTCTTCTCTGCGGGGTCTGAAAGGGAAGCAAAGAGGGCAGGCAGCCCCGTACCTCTCTCACGGACGAAATAGGCCAAGTAGAGGTCGAGCTCTTTGACGGAGACGCTGATGTGGTGGGGCTGGATGCAGAGGATGGGGTTGGTGCACTGGCCCGCCTTGACCAGCCGCTCGCCGTCGGTGCTCTCCAGCGGGATCCCTTTGAACAGGATGACCATCACCAGGTCCAGCCTCCACACCTTGTCGGCCTGTCGCAGGCAGTCGATGCGGCGCATCTTGCCCTTCTGGTCGGGGTTGGAGAGGACGCAGCAGGACGGCTTCTTGCCGGTGATGGAGAGCACAAAGTCCTCGCGGCACTCGGGCCGGATGTCCTTGCGCAGCTTGGCCAGGAGGCGCGAGGCCCATTTCTGCTTCACCTCCGGCTTCTCGCCCAGCAGCTCGTCCTTCACCGCCCGCTCCTCGTCCTTCGTCATCCTCTTCTCGTGCTTCTTGAAGTACTTGCGCTTGCGGGCCTGCAGGTTGAACCAGGTGTAGGCGAAGGCCCGGACGTGGGGGAGCAGCGCCTCGATGAAGGGGTGGAACTCATCCTGTGGGGCACAGCGACAGCACGTCACCCCCACGGCCCCGCAACGCGgccccaaacccaaccccatCCACTTGGAGGGCCACGATGGCCCCTAAACCCGCCCCCGACCATGGGGGGGCCAGGCCCAGTGTCCCCAAACCCAACCTCATCTATTTGTAGGGCCCACAGCGGGGTCAGACCCACTGTCTCCAAACTCCCCTGTAGGACCCCAATGGGACAGAACTGGTGCCCCAAACCTAACCCCAGACACCTGTAAATGGAGCAGACCCGGTGTCCCCAGACCCACTCCTGGCCACCTGTAGAGCCCCACTGAGGACAGACCTGGCGTCCCAAACCCAACCCCAGCCACTTGTGGGGCCCCAGTGGGAACAAACTTAATGTCCCCAAACTCCTCCACGGCCACTTGTGGGGCCACACtgtgccacatccccatccaGCCAGCACCCAGATGGCAGGGATACGACACCGTGCCCAACACATGGACAGGGACCTCGGCACCACGGCGATGCCAAGGGGGGCACAGACATCACCCCCCGACCCCATAAATCCTTCCAGGCTGTGGTGGAGCCGCGGGGGCCGCCCCACACCTCCCACAGATGCGGAGCATCTCCCAGCAGCGGGGCTGCCATGCGCTGTGGGCACGGGGCGGGCACGGCGGGGCTCCCCCCGGCGCGAGGGAACTCCCCCCAGTTTGCCCCAGTTCTGGGCAGCCCGGCTGCTGGCGCGCGGCCCAGTGAGCAATGCGTGCTCTGACTGCCTTTTTCCATTTGGCTGCTGGACGAGTTCGTCCCcgaaagaaaacaaggaaagtgcgtccatccccatccatccccatccagcCCCTTCCAGCCCATTCTCCCAGGTCGGAAAAATCCGTGCTTGGGTTTGCATTGGGAACGGCCCCCGCGCCCCAAATCCCAGCTGGGAGGTGGCAAAACGCGGCCACCAAACCCTCCAcgatcctcctcctcctcccctgctttgcttccttccctcccGACTGCAGCGAGGAAAAGGCGACGCGGAGCGAAGGGTCTCAGTGCAGCGGGAGGAGCTGAGCCTCGGCCACCGCAGCCCTGTCCCCAAGCGACCTCACTGCTCCCTGCTCCAGCACGGggccctcagccccacagcagccccacagcagccccacatGGGCTCcactgccccagcacagcccctgctgTCCCtgacccagcacagcccaccaGCGCAGCCCCACCGACCCTAAGAATCCCCTGATGCACAAACTGCATTATTTGCCAGCACGACTCCACCCTGGAGGCTGATGGCTCCTAATCTGGATCCATTTCTTCCCCCTACTGACCCCAGCAGCATCACAACAGCTCTGGCCCTTCATACCCCACAAGGGATCCATCCTGCACATTGGATCCAGTTTGCCCATGGGATCGCATCCCGCCCATAGGATCCCATCCTACCCACGGGACTCCTCCTGCTCATAGGATCCATCCTGACCATGGGATTCCCATCCTGCTTACAGGATTCATCCTGCCCATAGAACCCCATCCTGCCCACAGGACCCATCCTGCCCATAGGACTCATCCTGCCCACAGGACTCATCCTGCCCATAGGACTCATCCTGCCCATGGACTCGATGTCCGCAGCCCCGCGTGGCCACAGGGTCTGGttccctccccagcagcagccgcTAATTCAGTGCAGCTGGGCAAGGGCTGGGCATGTGTCTTAAATCAGGGAAGAAGGTCAAAGAAAAGTAAGACAGGAGCCGAAAAAAGAAGCAGCGAGTTCCAAAAACAAGACTTGGCCGGGGCGGTGGGCGGCTGATCTTCCTTGGTGGCCGGTTATCCAGGCAAGCCCTACAAATTGCTGCCATGCCCCGGCGCTGCCAACACCCCGGGCAGGGGCAGCCGGAGGGCGCTGGTGTCGTCCCACTGTGGCGGGGAGGGAGCGCTGTGAGCAGGGACAGGGGACACGGTGCCCTCCAGATGGCCCCGCTGCGGGGTGACGATCGCCAGCGGGGCCCCCCTCACCCCATAGGCACCATAGTGGGATTAGGGCGAGCCAGGAGCCGGACCCAAAGCCGATCAGCCCCGCGCCAACTTTCCCTCCCGCCCAGCTTATCCCGCTCGGGGATGCTGCACCGAGTTAAGCTGCTTTAGCGGGGCCAGGCGGGGGCACAGGGACAGCCGGGGGGACGCTGCGCCTGGGGGCAGCCAGGGCTCACTGCCATCCCGGCAGCGTCCCGCTGGCACCCGGCACGGTCCGGGCACACCGTGGTTGTGGTTCCCAGTTCCCCCTTGTTTGAGGCTGGGGACCCCCAGGGTCACCGCTCCACCCTAAAGCCGGCTGCTCGCAGAGCCGGCACGGGGCTGGTTAACTTTTTCccctgttgtttttcatttgccgGGCTGGGAAGCAGAGACATGCTGCAATACCACAGACAAGGCTGTTCTCAGGGCATTTCCGGCCGGGAATCTGGCAGCAGAGCCTGTTCTTGGGGCCCTTCCAGCCCGGGCTTGTAAAGCCCCGCAACCCGGGGAGGAGCCGCCCACGTCGGGGTGCTGTTGGCAccgggctgctgctggcactgccccCCCCACTGCCCTTCCAAGCGGGGGAGCATTTGCTGggaggggaaactgaggcacggcaAACCTTGGCTCCATCCCAGCGCCCATCTGggacggatggatggatgccCCGAGTGGTGCTGGGTGTGCCATGCGGGATTAGCAGCACAGCGAGGTGCCTTCCGCCCTGCAGACGGAGGGGGATGCACTGTGCCACCCAGGGATGCGTCAcccgggga
The genomic region above belongs to Excalfactoria chinensis isolate bCotChi1 chromosome 26, bCotChi1.hap2, whole genome shotgun sequence and contains:
- the LOC140262903 gene encoding LOW QUALITY PROTEIN: uncharacterized protein (The sequence of the model RefSeq protein was modified relative to this genomic sequence to represent the inferred CDS: inserted 1 base in 1 codon; deleted 3 bases in 2 codons), giving the protein MGWKGLDGDGWGWTHFPCFLSGTNSSSSQMEKGSQSTHCSLGRAPAAGLPRTGANWGEFPRAGGSPAVPAPCPQRMAAPLLGDAPHLWEVWGGPRGSTTAWKDLWGRGVMSVPPLASPWCRGPCPCVGHVSYPCHLGAGWMGMWHSVAPQVAVEEFGDIVCSHWGPTSGWGWVWDARSVLSGALQVARSGSGDTGSAPXYRCLGLGLGHQFCPIGVLQGSLETVGLTPLWALQIDEVGFGDTGPGPPMVGGGFRGHRGPPSGWGWVWGRVAGPWG